GCCACGGCCTCGacgcgctcgtcgtcgtccgcctcTTCAAATTTGGGTAAACATGTGTTCTGCTGATCTGCAGCTACTCTTGTTGCTAGTGTTAATCTGCTTGCACACAGTATTTCTAATTTCTTTGTAACAATGTAGGATCAAGTGCTTCACTGTGTGCTCGATTGTTGGATTGTTCATCCTTGCACCAATAAATTATTCCTCTGAAGATTTACCACACTCCACCAGGTCAAATTCGATGGAACTTTTCACAGTATCCAATGTGGCAAGGGGTTCTAACAGGTTAGTAAATCTGCAGCAGCTTCACTTCACCCTTGTCCATGTattcttcagagttcagagtaGTGCTTATAGATTAGTGGAGTGCTTGTAAagcaaacatttataaattgcTCTTCTGTTGTATTTGCAATGTAAATGATAACTCtgtaaattaattagcctTTGAAGATTAAAAATAGCTGTAGGTTTATTTGGATTTTAGAGCAAGCTGTTTTGCTTCAGTATACTGCTAAACTCTTTAACTGGCTTATTTGTCACGACAGGCTTTGGGTGCACTTCTCATGCCTTTGTTTCATATCCTTCTATGTAGTGTATTTGCTTCATAAGGTGCGtgtttataaaatcttttttcCTGTTCAGTTGTGAAAATCGatcatgaaatttttattgtgCAGCAATTCAAAAtactttgatattttttatgtactaTCCGAATCAGGTATTCTTGATTTTGTTTCAGCACTTTACATGTGTGACATTGGCACCCTGAATTATATTTGAACCAGGAGTACAAAGAAATGTCCAGTAGAAGAATTGCACATTTGAAGTCTCACAGGAAACGGCCTGACCAATTTACAATTTTAGTTCGAGGAATTCCACTATGCCCAGATCATGGAAGTTATGGGTGTTGTGCTGACCACTTCTTCTCAAAACACTACCGGACATACCAATCGTATCAAATAGTACACGACATAGGAAACATCGAGGCACTTCATGTGAGTAACAAATACTCAAGGTAGAAATTGTAATGTGCCATACGTAGTGACTATTGCATCATGAATGTGCCTTTGCGTCATTGCAGAAGTTGGCAACCTCCCTTGAGAAAAagattaagagaaaaaaagagaccAGAAGATGCAACTTTTTGAAGTGGATCTGGTTTAAGTTGACATTAGAAGGGATAGATATTCACAAACTGGAAGAAAAACTAAAGGACGTCCATCAGTCTATCCGCCTTCTACAGTGTGAAAATATGCTTAAAGGAAAGGTACTGCAATCTCATGTATTCTCCAATCCACCTGCTTGTGCCAATAGTATCTTCAGTGTTGGTATTGTGAAATAGAAAGAATAAAATCACctatccatatattttttccctaTCGCACACTAACTTCGTTTTCAACTCCAGGAATTGCCTGTTGCTTTTGTCTCATTCAAATCGCAGCTGGATGCTGCACAAGCTGCCGAAATGCAACAGCATGTCAATCCTCTGTCGTTGGTGACTACATATGCTCCTGAACCAACTGATGCAATATGGAAAAATCTGGCTATTCCTTTCTGCCGTATTGCTGTGTACAAACTCGGTGTTCTCGTTACTGCATTTCTGCTCATAGTATTCTTCACTATCCCAGTCACAGCTGTGCAAGGGATTGTGCAATTtgagaaaattgaaaaatggtTTCCGCCGGCTAGAGCTGTACATCTTATGTTAGTGAGCAAAACTTCAATATATCATGATTCATTAGGCAATTTAAGCATTTACAGGTGATGCTTTGTCATCTTGCAGACCAGGTTTGAATTCTGTTGTAACTGGGTATCTTCCAAGCCTGATCTTGAATGGCTTTATTTACCTGATTCCCTTCGCGATGCTTGGCATGGCTTCATTTGAGGGATGCATTGCAAAATGTCAGAAGGAAATCAAGGCCTGCAACATGGTGTTCTACTTCTTGTTAGGGAATGTTTTCTTCTTGAGCGTTCTTTCTGGTTCTCTACTCCACCAGATAGGAGAATCCTTTACACATCCAAAGGACATACCTAGCCGTCTGGCTCGTGCTGTTTCTGCACAGGTAAgtgaagaaataaaaaaggttGTATCAAATCCATGTTCCATGACAGCCATTCAATTACTAATCCACTTGCTTGCATTATAGTCAGATTTCTTCATCACATACATTTTGACGGACGGCATGTCAGGGTTTTCTTTGGAGGTTCTTCAGTTTGGCTTGCTTACATGGCAGTTCTTCAAGGCACATTCAATTGGACATAGTGACCAGCCATATCTTTACGGCTTCCCTTACTACAGAGTTGTGCCCATCGTTTCCCTTGCAGTATTGATTGGAATGGTCTATGCAGTAGTTGCGCCTCTTCTACTTCCAATTCttgttatttacttttttcttGGTTATGCAGTGTACATCAACCAGGTAATATTCATAATACTTGTTGCTGTTCAGACTTTACGTTGTTTAATGACTTCAAGTTGATTTAAGCTAGCAATATATtgttaattaaaaactaaGTTTCATtgtaaaatttcatatatcgATACTACTACAAAAGACATTGGTGGTGGTGCCTGGTGCTGAGTCTGCtactaccaccaccatcactgtTATGTGGATCATTATATCATCACAACATGTGTGAATGTCCTAGCTGTTTTTTTACTTGCGTAGCTCTATAACTCAATATTCTAAGCAtggtatttttgtttatgtttttttcaggtgaaagatttttttttgtacattTTAAACACAGTATAACACACATGCAATCATGTttcaactaattaaaaatattttttcaaccagccttaattttgctattttcGATAACTTTTTGCAACGCAGTTGCATTTAGCTAGTTGTTCAATAAAtctttcattatctaaaaaagtaAGTTTCGTATTAATGTTATTCATTTTGGCCTCCAGCAGATTACAGCAttgcaaacttttttttatgtcatgcAAACTTGATCCTTCTGTTTTATAGTGATTCTTCGTTCACTATCTTTTGAGCAGATGGAAGATGTCTATGAAATCACATATGACACTTGTGGACAATATTGGTCGAATATTCATCACTACATCTTCCTTTCGGTCATACTCATGCAAATAACAATGCTAGGGCTGTTTGGGTTGAAGTCGAAGCCGGGAGCTTCATTCGCCACCATCCCCTTGCTTGTATTAACCATTCTGTTCAACGAGTACTGCAAGGTTCGGTTTCTTCCAACCTTTCTTCATCGACCTGTCCAGGTACATTCATCCCATTAATTTGCTTCCTTATTAGCTGTGTCAGATTCTTTGACTAAGCACATATTAATCGCTCTGTTTGCTTTGGATATTCTTGGAAGGTTGCCAAGGAGAATGATGACCTTAATGAAGCTGAAGGGATGAGGGAAGCTGACCTGGATCATGCCATTAGCGCCTATAAGCCACCATGGATGCGTCCGACTCTTACTCCGACGAACTTCTCTCTGGATTCTAGTTCAGTACAGCCTTTGATTCGTTCTGTATAGTATTAGTGTCTGTGGCGCCAGTAGATTTGGTACAGATGCCAGTTCCGTTGCATAGTATAAGCACCAGGCAGTCATAGCTCTGCACATTTTGCTGAAACTCCTGTTTATACTGAACGATAACTCCATGTTTCCATACTTGTGCGTGCTAAGGAgacatttttacatataactaCCGCTATTTCCGttttttattgcaaaactTTCTGAGATTATCTATATTCAtccattaataaatatatacaatttctatatatatctaatttgtatatattattatatatgtatatatattcattagtatctatataaaCCTAAAGTCTTACGAAACGAAGTACATTTGTCTCAGGTATTTTGGGTATTTCTTTCCGATGGAAATTTGTCTCGGGTATTCAGGTGCTACATTCCCAGTACCCAGTGCAcataaaattcaaacaaatttcatcGAAGAAAGGCATTGCCTGACAACAGTAAAAGTGAAATGATTTGCTTGTTCAAATCTGCTGGCTACCTCCGTCTATGTTGAAAACCTCAGTAGCATTAGAACTAATACAACACAAACAGCATGAATAGGGAGCAGAAACAAACTGTTCGGTGGACATGTTTGTTACAGCACTGTCCGTACATCAGGGCAGCAAAATGCATCCTAGCCGACGATGACGAGAAGAAGAATCCTAGCTACAATTATCCAAGAAATCTATCTCGGTTTGCCGGAGACCTTGTACCGACGACCAACGTCTGTTCCTCGAGTAAGATTAATGTTCGACACTTTTACCGCATGGAAAATAGAAGGCTTCCAATCAGCATCGCACGGGTTACAAGAGATCATTGTGGTGCTGAACCACGAGACGGTGGATgctgcggtggtggcggtggaagGCCCACGTTGCCCATACCCACCTGCAATGATCGATCGACAAGCAGCACCATCACTAAACAATGCTCAAAATGTGATGGCAGGTTTTATTGACATGTAATGGCAGGTTTTACCTGATATGAGCTCAAACCAGGGATGGGTGTCATCTGTGGCTGTGCTTGTGGAGCCATTTGTCCCTGAGGCCTGTTATACATGCCACCCATGGGAGATGCACCTTGAATATTTCCCATTCCATTTGGAAAGCCACCCATTGGAGGCATATTGCTGGGAGGAACAGGACCCTGATGCGGCTGATTCAGGCCAATCAAGTGCTGCGGCATTTGAGGCATCATCTGGTTTGATGACCCTTGCATTGCctgaaaatatcaaaatcaacataTCAGCTGTCACATAGATTGAACACAACGTAGTACATGTTTCTTTACTTGCAAGATAATATCATGCAGAGAAAAGGAAGAACATAAATAAGGTAATTGTGAGTTACCATTGGATGAGGCATAGGTGGTAGTGGTGGATTCACTGGTGAGGGACCAGGCATTGATGGAAGCTGAGGAAGTGGCGGTCGAGATCCTTGAGCATGTGGAAGCATGTGTGCTGGGGGCTGCAACTGAGGCATATTTGGAGGTGGTGGACGAGAAGTTAACTGCTGTGGAAATTgaggatgctgctgctgcatctgtTGATATTGTTGCTGCTGCCCAGCAGCTAGAAGAGATGGATGGGGACCAGGCGGCAAGGGAGGTTGCCCAGGTGGAAGGCCAGGTATCGATGGCCTTTGTTCTCCATGGTCGGATCCATCAAGAGGCATTGCAACCCCAATGCCAGGAATTGTACCTTCATTTCGTGACAATCCAGTATTAAATGGCCCACGTGTTGTTGAAGGCTCAGACATTTGGAATCCACCCATAGCACGACCAGAAAAAGCAGGATGTTGGTCACCGTAACCTGAAACATAATAGCATTTTGTAATTTGCAGCAACCATTTCTTGTCcagttcatttttttactaagCACATATGTGCACAAAGTGAGCAAGTAATGTTCATCAAAttgtaactaataatccatCAAAGGAATGCAGTAACTCATagtaattttgtaatatgaaTAGAACAAGAAGTTGAATAAACCAAGAAAGAAGATCAACCAAATTAAAAGGCCACCTTGAATCTGTCCACTGTTGTATTTATCACGGGTAAGATCACCAGGTCTATTTCTACACCAAAATCGCGTGGCATGATCATTGCCCCCACTGAACAAAAGTTGACAATTGTATCAGTGAAATCTAATGCATTGCACGGCAATCGGCATAATGAGATAAAAggatagaaacaaaaatagcaGGTAAAATTGTTCAGAAGAATGAGAATACTCAAGAATACAAGCATAGATCTAAACTGCAAACTCAAACAGTATCTGTACCTATGTAATTACCTGCAAAGTAGATAACCGACAGGATGCCAGGCAAGGTCCCACACACTATTGTCATGTGCGTTGTTTATTTCTATCTGTGGAGTTTCATGGCTGCCAATCAATAGAAATTTCTGTTTAATCAAGATTGAGATATTATTTGTAGCTTACAAAAAACCGTATATCTCTACAAGTTAAAAACGGAGTCGTCCGTCCTCTTCCCCACCCCACATCATGCAAAAACTACCACTtctaaaaaaccagaaaaaaatcaagtggtttcttaaaaaaa
This is a stretch of genomic DNA from Oryza brachyantha chromosome 1, ObraRS2, whole genome shotgun sequence. It encodes these proteins:
- the LOC102701959 gene encoding CSC1-like protein At3g54510 — its product is MDAEGLLASAAINLGLALVALSLFSLLKKQPGNAPVYLPRRMAAGDRGGSATGGGGGGGGGGGLPLGHGRLTPSFRWIRAAFRLSEDDVLRRHGLDALVVVRLFKFGIKCFTVCSIVGLFILAPINYSSEDLPHSTRSNSMELFTVSNVARGSNRLWVHFSCLCFISFYVVYLLHKEYKEMSSRRIAHLKSHRKRPDQFTILVRGIPLCPDHGSYGCCADHFFSKHYRTYQSYQIVHDIGNIEALHKLATSLEKKIKRKKETRRCNFLKWIWFKLTLEGIDIHKLEEKLKDVHQSIRLLQCENMLKGKELPVAFVSFKSQLDAAQAAEMQQHVNPLSLVTTYAPEPTDAIWKNLAIPFCRIAVYKLGVLVTAFLLIVFFTIPVTAVQGIVQFEKIEKWFPPARAVHLIPGLNSVVTGYLPSLILNGFIYLIPFAMLGMASFEGCIAKCQKEIKACNMVFYFLLGNVFFLSVLSGSLLHQIGESFTHPKDIPSRLARAVSAQSDFFITYILTDGMSGFSLEVLQFGLLTWQFFKAHSIGHSDQPYLYGFPYYRVVPIVSLAVLIGMVYAVVAPLLLPILVIYFFLGYAVYINQMEDVYEITYDTCGQYWSNIHHYIFLSVILMQITMLGLFGLKSKPGASFATIPLLVLTILFNEYCKVRFLPTFLHRPVQVAKENDDLNEAEGMREADLDHAISAYKPPWMRPTLTPTNFSLDSSSVQPLIRSV